A window of Streptomyces sp. SAI-127 contains these coding sequences:
- a CDS encoding DUF192 domain-containing protein: MGRWQDGRGKLIVHGEREGFAVPLEIASSYRARTKGLLGRDSVDGALLLSPAGSVHTFRMRFPIDVAYLDRRLRVIAVRTMKPGRLGLPRLRSRHVLEAEAGVMEGWGVRVGVRVEIAVE, from the coding sequence ATGGGGCGTTGGCAGGACGGCCGCGGGAAGCTGATCGTGCACGGGGAGCGGGAGGGGTTCGCCGTACCGCTGGAAATCGCCTCCTCCTACCGCGCCCGGACGAAGGGGCTGCTCGGACGGGACTCCGTCGACGGGGCGCTGCTCCTCTCCCCCGCGGGCAGTGTGCACACCTTCCGGATGCGGTTCCCCATCGACGTCGCCTACCTCGACCGCCGGCTCCGCGTCATCGCCGTCCGCACGATGAAGCCGGGGCGACTGGGGCTGCCGCGGCTGCGGTCCCGGCATGTGCTGGAGGCGGAGGCGGGGGTGATGGAGGGGTGGGGGGTTCGGGTGGGGGTGCGGGTGGAGATCGCGGTGGAGTAG
- a CDS encoding methyltransferase domain-containing protein: MTSHRTRPFEDLVAEGAAVPTEGWDFSWFEGRATEARPSWGFARALGDRLAGATASLDIQTGGGEVMDFALGQGVKTPLLAAATEGWPPNVTKATVLLRPRGIVVVAAPEDAPLPFADDTFDLVSSRHPVNPQWAEIARVLQPGGTYFGQHVGPRSVFELVEHFLGPQPEAQSSDRHPDRERAAAEAAGLEIVDLRAERLRIEFHDIAAVVHFLRKVVWMVPGFNVAEYEPRLRSLHERIESEGSFVAHSSRHLLEARKPRA, translated from the coding sequence ATGACCTCCCACCGCACCCGCCCGTTCGAGGACCTCGTCGCCGAGGGCGCCGCCGTGCCCACCGAGGGCTGGGACTTCTCGTGGTTCGAGGGGCGGGCCACCGAGGCGCGGCCCTCGTGGGGGTTCGCCCGCGCCCTCGGCGACCGCCTGGCCGGTGCCACCGCCTCGCTCGACATCCAGACCGGCGGCGGCGAGGTCATGGACTTCGCCCTCGGGCAGGGGGTCAAGACGCCCCTGCTCGCCGCGGCCACCGAGGGCTGGCCGCCGAACGTCACCAAGGCCACCGTCCTGCTGCGTCCGCGCGGCATCGTGGTCGTCGCCGCACCGGAGGACGCGCCGCTGCCCTTCGCCGACGACACCTTCGACCTGGTCAGCAGCCGGCACCCGGTCAACCCCCAGTGGGCGGAGATCGCGCGCGTGCTGCAGCCCGGCGGCACGTACTTCGGCCAGCACGTCGGCCCGCGCAGCGTCTTCGAACTCGTCGAGCACTTCCTCGGCCCGCAGCCGGAGGCGCAGAGCTCGGACCGCCACCCGGACCGCGAGCGCGCCGCCGCCGAGGCCGCCGGACTGGAGATCGTCGACCTGCGCGCCGAGCGGCTGCGGATCGAGTTCCACGACATCGCCGCCGTCGTCCACTTCCTGCGCAAGGTGGTGTGGATGGTCCCCGGCTTCAATGTGGCCGAGTACGAGCCCCGTCTTCGGTCCCTGCACGAGCGGATCGAGTCCGAGGGCTCCTTCGTGGCGCACAGCAGCCGCCATCTCCTGGAGGCCCGTAAGCCACGCGCCTGA
- a CDS encoding LLM class flavin-dependent oxidoreductase, translating to MTELGAVFRPQLPPERLRALAQLADATGLEELWLWEDCFREGGISTAAAALAWTERVRIGVGLLPVPLRNVAITAMEAAALHRMFPGRAVLGVGHGVQDWMGQVGARAESPLTLLREYLVALRALLGGERVSSRGRYVSLDDVALDWPPEGPVEVLTGATGPRTLRLAGEAADGTVLTAATPPEGVRRARLLIDEGRHKAGRTDRHRIVVYLLTATGPDAAARLRAELTDEGVADVPDLGVAGDAGAVAKAVQRLAEAGADTVVLQPTADEPDPEGFVRFAAEDVRPLVP from the coding sequence ATGACCGAACTCGGCGCTGTGTTCCGTCCCCAACTCCCTCCCGAGCGGCTGCGGGCCCTCGCCCAACTCGCGGACGCGACGGGGCTCGAAGAGCTCTGGCTGTGGGAGGACTGCTTCCGGGAGGGCGGGATCTCCACCGCCGCTGCCGCCCTCGCGTGGACCGAGCGGGTGCGGATCGGCGTCGGCCTGCTCCCCGTGCCCCTGCGGAACGTCGCCATCACGGCGATGGAGGCGGCCGCCCTGCACCGGATGTTCCCGGGGCGGGCGGTCCTCGGTGTCGGCCATGGCGTGCAGGACTGGATGGGGCAGGTGGGAGCGCGGGCGGAGTCGCCCCTCACCCTGCTGCGTGAGTACCTCGTCGCGCTGCGAGCCCTGTTGGGAGGCGAGCGCGTCAGCAGCCGGGGGCGGTACGTCTCGCTGGACGACGTCGCTCTCGACTGGCCGCCCGAGGGTCCCGTCGAGGTACTCACCGGGGCAACCGGCCCGCGCACCCTGCGCCTCGCGGGCGAGGCCGCCGACGGCACGGTGCTCACCGCCGCCACCCCGCCCGAGGGTGTCCGCCGGGCCCGTCTGCTCATCGACGAGGGACGGCACAAGGCGGGGCGGACGGATCGGCACCGGATCGTCGTCTACCTCCTCACCGCCACCGGGCCCGACGCGGCCGCCCGGCTGCGCGCCGAACTCACCGACGAGGGCGTCGCGGACGTCCCCGACCTCGGCGTCGCCGGGGACGCGGGGGCGGTCGCCAAGGCCGTCCAGCGACTTGCCGAGGCCGGCGCCGACACGGTCGTCCTCCAGCCGACGGCCGACGAACCCGACCCGGAGGGTTTCGTACGGTTCGCCGCGGAGGACGTCCGGCCCCTGGTGCCCTGA
- a CDS encoding dihydrofolate reductase family protein, whose translation MRKIVLMMSVSLDGYIEGPDRDISWHRVDDELHTHMNATVGSMGGLLHGRVVYELMADYWPTADADPDAPASVREFAPIWRDLPKVVYSRTLTKVDWNSTLVREVVPEEVRALKEQPGGDLALGGADVGETFLRYGLVDELRIYVHPVLVGRGKPLFPHTDTLTSLRLVESHTFGNGVVLLRYEPTP comes from the coding sequence ATGCGAAAAATCGTCCTGATGATGTCCGTGTCCCTCGACGGCTACATCGAGGGCCCCGACCGGGACATCAGCTGGCACCGTGTCGACGACGAACTGCACACGCACATGAACGCCACGGTCGGCAGCATGGGCGGACTGCTCCACGGCCGGGTCGTCTACGAGCTCATGGCCGACTACTGGCCCACCGCCGACGCCGACCCCGACGCCCCCGCGTCCGTCAGGGAGTTCGCCCCGATCTGGCGGGACCTCCCCAAGGTCGTCTACTCCCGGACCCTCACGAAGGTCGACTGGAACTCCACCCTCGTCCGTGAGGTCGTACCGGAAGAGGTCCGGGCACTGAAGGAGCAGCCGGGCGGTGATCTCGCGCTGGGCGGGGCCGACGTGGGGGAGACCTTTCTGCGGTACGGCCTCGTCGACGAGTTGCGGATCTACGTCCACCCCGTTCTCGTCGGCCGGGGCAAGCCCCTGTTCCCGCACACCGACACGCTGACCTCCCTCCGGCTCGTCGAGTCGCACACCTTCGGCAACGGCGTCGTGCTGCTGCGGTACGAGCCGACACCGTAA
- a CDS encoding alpha/beta hydrolase, whose protein sequence is MADNDKNTDIPRSSGPSRRTALRGLAATAGAAALATGTGAGTAYATCTARGVRTFVLVHGTHSAAAFWTAIGRELALRGHRVVAVDQPLHGTEKFIPKAYQAQDLRALATEPSPVAALTLDDFERRVTGAVRRAARLGGPVVLVGHSMGGLSVSRVADAVPELLSHICYMAAFCPSRTMPSLMDCASSPEGQHALNPLHQVGDPEKLGVLRLNWRTSDRRELAAFKEMICADYTDAQFLRVLEGMQTDESMTAYGNRAVGRADTWGRVPRTYLRFGKDRTVATQLQDRMIAEADELTPHNRFTVHNFPNAGHLGPPDPTRVTDVLHGLPL, encoded by the coding sequence ATGGCTGACAACGACAAGAACACCGACATCCCTCGGTCCAGTGGACCTTCACGGCGTACGGCACTGCGTGGACTCGCCGCGACAGCGGGCGCCGCCGCACTCGCCACAGGTACAGGTGCGGGTACCGCGTACGCGACCTGCACCGCCCGTGGCGTACGGACGTTCGTCCTCGTCCACGGCACGCACAGCGCGGCCGCGTTCTGGACGGCGATCGGCAGGGAGCTCGCACTGCGCGGGCACCGGGTCGTCGCCGTTGACCAACCCCTGCACGGCACCGAGAAGTTCATTCCGAAGGCCTACCAGGCACAGGACTTACGCGCCCTCGCGACCGAGCCCTCGCCGGTCGCGGCCCTCACCCTCGACGACTTCGAGCGCCGCGTCACCGGCGCTGTCCGCCGCGCCGCCCGCCTCGGCGGGCCCGTCGTCCTCGTGGGCCACAGCATGGGCGGCCTCTCGGTGAGCCGGGTCGCCGACGCCGTACCCGAACTCCTCTCGCACATCTGCTACATGGCCGCCTTCTGCCCGAGCCGCACCATGCCGTCCCTGATGGACTGCGCGTCCTCCCCGGAGGGGCAGCACGCCCTCAACCCGCTGCACCAGGTCGGCGACCCGGAGAAACTGGGGGTGCTGCGCCTCAACTGGCGTACCTCCGACCGCCGTGAACTGGCCGCCTTCAAGGAGATGATCTGCGCGGACTACACGGACGCGCAGTTCCTGCGCGTACTGGAAGGCATGCAGACGGACGAGTCGATGACGGCGTACGGCAACCGGGCGGTCGGCCGGGCGGACACCTGGGGCCGGGTCCCGCGCACGTATCTCCGCTTCGGCAAGGACAGGACCGTGGCCACGCAACTCCAGGACCGCATGATCGCGGAAGCTGACGAACTCACCCCGCACAACCGCTTCACGGTCCACAACTTCCCGAACGCGGGCCATCTGGGGCCCCCCGACCCCACCCGCGTGACGGACGTCCTCCACGGCCTGCCGCTGTGA